From Draconibacterium halophilum, one genomic window encodes:
- a CDS encoding glycoside hydrolase family 10 protein, whose translation MKKLFSLLAACLFFSLVALSQPKYEFRAVWVATVVNIDWPSKPGLSTYAQQREIIDILNLHESLGMNAIILQVRPAADAFYQSDLEPWSRYLTGVQGQAPLPFYDPLEFWIEECHKRGMELHAWLNPYRVAQKLDDPLAINHIAFQHPDWILKYGNRLYFDPGLPQAREFVTSVVQDIVKRYDVDAIHFDDYFYPYPLKEEFPDSTSFKYYSRGFANKNKADWRRENVDITIKMLNDSIKATKPWVKFGISPFGVWRNKTDDPLGSDTKAGATNYDHLYANIIKWQKEGWIDYTLPQLYWQIGHPAVDFQLLANWWKDHSYGRAMYIGQAPYKVSRTSQTKEWTEPDQLTKQIQILRSIPEIQGSSFYSSKWFNGDLLGLQDSLKLGYYKSPAIVPPMPWLDNQAPQPLVKIKKWGRKIKWTPAEAQSEMDKAWSYVLYLNEVGEKFDQNNAKYVYTITKDPQFKFNRINRKKKKYELRISVLDRLSNESRLSVPIKIRL comes from the coding sequence ATGAAAAAACTATTTTCTCTTCTCGCTGCATGCCTGTTTTTTTCACTCGTTGCTCTATCGCAACCTAAGTACGAATTCAGAGCTGTTTGGGTGGCTACTGTTGTTAATATCGACTGGCCATCGAAACCCGGGTTAAGCACCTATGCACAACAACGTGAAATAATCGATATTTTAAATTTACATGAAAGTTTGGGCATGAATGCCATAATTTTGCAGGTACGCCCAGCTGCCGATGCTTTTTACCAGTCAGATCTGGAGCCATGGTCGCGTTACCTTACCGGAGTTCAGGGGCAAGCCCCGCTGCCTTTTTACGATCCCCTGGAGTTTTGGATTGAGGAATGCCACAAACGCGGAATGGAACTACACGCCTGGCTAAATCCCTACCGGGTTGCACAAAAACTTGACGACCCGCTTGCGATCAACCATATTGCATTTCAACACCCCGATTGGATTTTAAAATATGGTAACCGCTTATATTTTGATCCGGGACTGCCACAGGCTCGCGAATTTGTTACAAGCGTGGTTCAGGACATTGTAAAACGTTACGATGTTGATGCCATTCATTTCGATGATTATTTCTATCCTTATCCGTTAAAAGAGGAATTTCCGGATTCCACCTCGTTCAAATATTACAGCCGGGGATTTGCGAACAAAAACAAAGCCGACTGGCGCCGTGAAAACGTGGACATAACGATAAAAATGCTGAACGATTCGATAAAGGCGACCAAACCGTGGGTAAAATTTGGCATTAGCCCATTTGGTGTGTGGCGAAATAAAACCGACGACCCTCTGGGTTCCGACACAAAAGCAGGAGCGACAAATTATGACCACCTTTATGCCAACATTATAAAATGGCAGAAGGAAGGCTGGATCGACTACACACTGCCTCAACTATACTGGCAAATCGGGCACCCGGCTGTCGATTTTCAGCTGCTAGCCAACTGGTGGAAAGACCATTCATACGGGCGTGCCATGTACATTGGGCAAGCACCATACAAAGTCAGTCGCACTTCGCAAACCAAAGAATGGACCGAACCCGATCAGCTTACCAAACAAATACAAATTCTCCGATCGATTCCCGAAATTCAAGGCTCGTCGTTTTACAGCAGTAAATGGTTTAATGGTGATTTGTTGGGATTACAAGACAGTTTGAAACTGGGTTATTACAAATCTCCGGCCATTGTTCCGCCAATGCCCTGGCTTGATAATCAAGCACCTCAGCCACTAGTAAAAATTAAAAAATGGGGTAGAAAGATAAAATGGACACCCGCAGAAGCTCAAAGCGAAATGGACAAAGCCTGGAGTTATGTGCTTTACCTGAATGAGGTTGGAGAAAAATTCGATCAGAATAACGCTAAATATGTTTACACTATTACGAAAGATCCGCAATTTAAATTTAACCGAATCAACCGAAAAAAGAAAAAATACGAATTGCGTATTTCGGTACTCGACCGCCTGAGCAACGAAAGCCGTTTATCTGTTCCAATAAAAATCAGGCTCTGA
- a CDS encoding SIR2 family NAD-dependent protein deacylase: protein MKKLVVLSGAGMSQESGLKTFRDIGGIWEQFDVTEVATPEAWERDPELVLRFYNERRKQLFNAQPNGGHRGIAELEKWFDVHVVTQNVDNLHERAGSKNVTHLHGELMKARSTLDSYLLYELENWELKLGDCCEKGSQLRPHIVWFGEAVTEIPNAIGIVQQAEILVVIGTSLAVYPAASLVSYVQKDTPIFVIDPHRPEVYHKNVTYIEKKAEIGVDILKKELEKLK, encoded by the coding sequence ATGAAGAAATTAGTAGTTCTTTCTGGAGCCGGCATGAGCCAGGAAAGCGGATTAAAAACGTTTCGCGATATAGGTGGAATATGGGAACAATTTGATGTTACCGAAGTTGCCACTCCTGAAGCCTGGGAACGCGACCCCGAGTTGGTTTTACGCTTTTACAACGAACGACGGAAGCAACTTTTTAATGCACAGCCCAATGGCGGACATCGCGGAATTGCTGAGCTTGAAAAATGGTTTGATGTGCATGTGGTCACTCAAAATGTTGATAACCTGCACGAGCGGGCAGGAAGCAAAAATGTTACGCATTTACATGGTGAATTGATGAAAGCCCGAAGTACCCTCGATTCGTATTTGCTTTACGAACTCGAAAATTGGGAACTCAAGCTAGGAGATTGTTGTGAGAAAGGAAGTCAGTTACGACCTCACATTGTTTGGTTTGGTGAGGCTGTAACTGAAATACCAAATGCGATTGGAATTGTACAACAAGCCGAAATACTGGTTGTGATTGGAACATCGCTGGCAGTTTATCCTGCAGCAAGCCTGGTAAGTTATGTGCAAAAGGACACGCCGATTTTTGTTATCGACCCACACCGGCCGGAAGTTTACCACAAAAATGTTACGTATATCGAAAAAAAAGCTGAAATTGGGGTTGATATTTTAAAAAAGGAACTGGAAAAATTGAAATAA
- a CDS encoding TetR/AcrR family transcriptional regulator: protein MQYSTETANKKDVNRENILKIAREIFSKYGYKKTTLDDIANAVRKGKSSLYYYFKSKEDLFQAVIMKEVDILAYELEIVINRNTDPVDKLRDYILTKMATFRNLANFYHAIENDVTAVGFIDEVKLKYEQDEIRMIKRILIEGVRKNEFEIYDFNLAAIGITTAIKGLEMPLAAGNYSNVNLERSVDIILKIMCYGIMKR, encoded by the coding sequence ATGCAATATTCAACGGAAACTGCGAATAAAAAGGATGTAAACAGGGAAAATATCCTAAAGATTGCTCGTGAAATTTTCAGCAAATACGGCTACAAAAAAACCACTCTCGACGACATTGCCAATGCAGTACGCAAAGGGAAAAGCTCGCTTTACTACTATTTTAAGAGTAAAGAAGACCTCTTTCAGGCTGTTATTATGAAAGAGGTAGATATTTTGGCATACGAGCTTGAGATAGTGATAAACAGGAACACCGATCCGGTGGACAAATTGCGCGATTACATCTTAACAAAAATGGCCACATTCCGCAATTTGGCCAATTTCTATCATGCCATTGAAAACGACGTTACTGCCGTTGGATTTATCGATGAGGTAAAATTAAAATACGAACAAGACGAGATCCGAATGATTAAAAGGATACTGATTGAAGGAGTTCGGAAAAATGAATTTGAAATTTACGATTTTAACCTGGCAGCCATTGGCATTACTACAGCTATAAAAGGACTGGAAATGCCTCTTGCAGCAGGGAACTACAGCAATGTAAATCTTGAACGAAGCGTTGATATTATTCTAAAGATTATGTGCTACGGAATAATGAAAAGGTAG
- a CDS encoding pyridoxamine 5'-phosphate oxidase family protein, translating to MRTYFIEDRKEIDEIICSCKTCYFAMSVDDKPYVLPLNFALEGDTIILHSAMEGRMWETIKSNPQVCINWTLGEELAWQDVRVGCSYRVKSKSVNVEGKVEFIDDFDEKYRCLGLIMKQYSEKEFKFGTPAVKNVGLFKVHIETITGKEFGAKAETPWNS from the coding sequence ATGCGAACATACTTTATTGAAGACCGCAAAGAAATCGATGAAATAATCTGCTCGTGCAAAACCTGTTATTTTGCCATGTCGGTGGATGATAAACCTTATGTGCTGCCACTGAACTTTGCGCTGGAAGGCGATACCATTATTCTTCACTCGGCAATGGAAGGGCGCATGTGGGAAACTATAAAAAGTAATCCGCAGGTGTGTATAAACTGGACACTGGGCGAAGAACTGGCCTGGCAGGATGTGCGTGTTGGATGCAGTTACCGGGTAAAATCGAAGTCGGTGAACGTGGAAGGCAAGGTTGAGTTTATTGATGATTTTGATGAAAAATACCGTTGTCTTGGATTGATTATGAAACAGTACAGCGAGAAGGAATTTAAATTCGGAACGCCGGCGGTAAAAAACGTCGGGCTTTTTAAGGTTCATATTGAAACGATTACAGGAAAAGAGTTTGGCGCAAAAGCTGAAACTCCCTGGAATTCATAA
- a CDS encoding SOS response-associated peptidase, with amino-acid sequence MCYDIKTKVEAALKRARHYGNEEAIQMLIEQFRPFLEEEFFHVSGFQHPKMLIYTREDFELPAVASWGLIPFWVKNEQQQLDIWNKTINARGETIFEKPSFRTSAKSKRCLIYIDGFFEHHHFGGKKYPFYIQRVDGEPMVLGGLWDEWTNKETGEMVNSFTIVTTIANALMKKIHNNPKLKEARMPLILNEDKADNWLNGTSEEAKAMILPATDGLLKAHTVRRLRGKEAVGNSPQAIEEFIYSELKFRA; translated from the coding sequence ATGTGTTACGATATTAAAACCAAGGTTGAAGCAGCCTTAAAACGGGCACGGCATTATGGCAACGAAGAGGCTATTCAGATGCTGATCGAACAGTTCCGCCCTTTTCTGGAGGAGGAGTTTTTTCACGTTTCGGGTTTCCAGCATCCCAAAATGCTTATCTATACCAGAGAGGATTTTGAATTACCGGCAGTTGCAAGCTGGGGGCTTATTCCTTTTTGGGTAAAAAACGAACAACAGCAACTTGATATTTGGAATAAAACGATTAATGCACGGGGCGAAACCATTTTTGAAAAACCTTCGTTTCGCACTTCTGCCAAATCAAAACGATGCCTCATTTATATCGATGGATTCTTCGAGCACCATCATTTTGGAGGGAAAAAGTATCCGTTTTATATTCAGCGGGTGGATGGTGAGCCAATGGTGCTGGGTGGCTTGTGGGATGAATGGACAAACAAGGAAACGGGTGAAATGGTGAATTCCTTTACAATTGTTACAACCATAGCCAACGCGCTAATGAAAAAGATCCACAACAATCCAAAACTAAAAGAAGCACGAATGCCATTAATCCTAAATGAAGACAAGGCTGATAACTGGCTAAACGGTACTTCTGAAGAAGCGAAAGCAATGATTCTACCTGCAACCGATGGCCTTTTAAAAGCGCACACCGTTAGGCGTTTGCGAGGAAAAGAAGCAGTGGGCAATTCGCCGCAAGCCATTGAAGAGTTTATTTATTCCGAACTTAAATTCAGAGCCTGA
- a CDS encoding NAD-dependent epimerase/dehydratase family protein produces MIFVTGGTGLVGAHLLFELCKKEKKVRALKRETSNLAQVLKTFAYYTDHAQQLFDTIDWVDGDILEYYSLEKLLNGVTEIYHCAAIVSFESKERQRMISNNVEGTANLVNAAIENGVKKICHVSSIAALGKLQNGASVTEQTNWVPSKKNSGYSESKFYSEAEIWRGIEEGLDAIIVNPSIIFGPANWESGSAKIFKTIWDGMKFYTKGVTGFVDVFDVVRPMIMLMETENFGKCKNQRYILSAENLSYQQVFSQIAEALQKPKPGIWANDFLMGFVWRAATFAGWFTQKPSLITREAATGRNIVNNFDGSKITRMIEYNYLPIAESIKKTASFLKEDMSQKSETAKTFSGKE; encoded by the coding sequence ATGATTTTTGTAACAGGAGGTACTGGGCTGGTTGGAGCTCATTTGTTGTTTGAGCTTTGTAAAAAGGAAAAAAAGGTTCGTGCTTTAAAACGCGAAACAAGCAACTTGGCACAGGTTCTAAAAACGTTTGCGTATTACACCGATCATGCTCAGCAGTTATTTGATACAATTGATTGGGTGGATGGCGATATTCTGGAATATTATTCGCTCGAAAAATTATTGAATGGCGTAACAGAGATTTACCATTGTGCAGCCATTGTTTCTTTTGAAAGCAAAGAGCGGCAACGCATGATCTCAAATAATGTGGAGGGAACAGCCAATCTTGTAAATGCCGCTATCGAGAATGGTGTAAAAAAGATTTGTCATGTAAGCTCCATTGCCGCGTTGGGAAAATTACAGAATGGCGCCTCGGTTACTGAACAAACCAATTGGGTGCCATCAAAAAAGAATTCGGGGTATTCAGAAAGCAAATTTTATTCTGAAGCCGAAATATGGCGAGGTATTGAAGAAGGACTGGATGCTATTATTGTTAATCCGTCGATTATTTTTGGCCCGGCCAATTGGGAAAGCGGAAGCGCAAAGATTTTCAAAACCATATGGGATGGCATGAAATTTTATACCAAAGGAGTAACTGGATTTGTGGATGTTTTTGATGTTGTACGTCCCATGATAATGTTGATGGAAACTGAAAACTTCGGGAAATGTAAAAATCAACGCTATATTTTGAGTGCTGAGAATTTAAGCTACCAACAAGTGTTTTCTCAAATTGCTGAAGCACTGCAAAAACCAAAGCCCGGCATTTGGGCCAACGATTTTTTGATGGGTTTTGTGTGGCGCGCTGCAACTTTTGCCGGCTGGTTTACACAAAAACCGTCGTTAATAACGCGTGAAGCTGCAACCGGACGAAATATCGTTAACAATTTCGACGGTTCGAAAATTACCCGAATGATCGAATACAACTATCTTCCTATTGCTGAATCAATAAAAAAAACAGCCAGTTTTTTGAAAGAGGATATGAGTCAAAAGTCTGAAACAGCTAAAACATTTTCAGGAAAAGAATAA
- the dnaG gene encoding DNA primase encodes MIDHATIDRIIDAAEISDVVGDFVTLRKRGVNMLGLCPFHNEKTPSFTVSPAKGIFKCFGCGKGGNAVNFIMEHETLTYPEALKWLAKKYNIEVREEEETEEQKQLKDSRESLMIVSSFAQKYFTRYLWEENEGRTIGLGYFRERSFRDDILKKFEVGFAPDGKTPFTDAAQKQGYKLEFLENTGLTIKRDNWLRDRFAGRVMFPIHNLAGRVIAFGGRILKEDKKTAKYLNSPESDIYHKSRVLYGIFQAKREMTRTDKCYMVEGYTDVMSLHQVGIENVVASSGTSLTPDQIRMVRRFTPNITIIYDGDSAGIKASLRGIDLVLEEGMNVKVLPLPDGEDPDSFAKKMGASGLQEYIEKNETDFIQFKTRLLLKSTENDPVAKARLISDVIRSVSVIPDSITRSVYIKECSRLLGVEEQVLYTEVRKQKHKQTEEFQKKEFREKHRRQALPPQPEQEESVIPSVKILVEELEYLRFLLKYCSTPLFEEEDDETHETRMLSVGEFMIDELEADELVSENELFKKVFYEVRENLYKADFDPWKHFVYHPNAWMSKFTTDLLSEKYTESKRWTKAGAFTEKEEDILDILIPRIVNEYKLQKIKLMMADIEKAIDKASAENDFDKVIEEQSTYMNLKRAEKELAKSLGSRTIN; translated from the coding sequence ATGATTGATCACGCGACGATAGACAGAATAATTGATGCTGCAGAAATTTCAGACGTTGTTGGCGATTTTGTTACGCTTCGAAAACGAGGTGTAAACATGCTTGGTTTGTGCCCGTTTCATAACGAGAAAACGCCATCGTTTACCGTGTCGCCGGCCAAAGGTATTTTTAAATGTTTTGGATGTGGAAAAGGAGGAAACGCTGTGAATTTTATCATGGAGCACGAGACCTTAACTTATCCTGAGGCATTAAAATGGCTGGCCAAAAAATACAATATCGAGGTTCGAGAAGAGGAGGAAACCGAGGAGCAAAAGCAGTTAAAAGATTCGCGCGAAAGTTTGATGATCGTTTCCAGCTTTGCACAAAAATACTTTACACGTTATTTGTGGGAAGAAAATGAAGGCCGAACTATTGGTTTAGGCTACTTTCGCGAGCGTAGTTTTCGCGACGATATTCTGAAAAAATTTGAGGTTGGCTTTGCCCCCGACGGGAAAACACCGTTTACCGACGCTGCACAAAAGCAAGGTTATAAACTTGAATTTCTGGAGAACACAGGATTAACCATAAAACGAGATAATTGGTTGCGCGACCGTTTCGCTGGGCGTGTAATGTTTCCCATTCATAACCTGGCAGGGCGTGTAATTGCTTTTGGCGGCCGCATTTTAAAAGAGGATAAAAAAACAGCCAAGTACCTGAATTCGCCGGAGTCGGACATTTACCACAAAAGCCGCGTGCTATATGGAATTTTTCAGGCCAAACGCGAAATGACGCGTACTGATAAATGTTACATGGTGGAAGGTTACACCGATGTCATGTCCTTGCATCAGGTGGGCATCGAAAATGTTGTGGCTTCGTCGGGAACTTCACTAACACCCGATCAAATTAGGATGGTACGTCGTTTTACACCCAATATTACCATTATTTACGATGGCGATTCAGCGGGAATAAAAGCTTCGTTGCGCGGAATCGATTTAGTGCTGGAAGAGGGGATGAACGTAAAAGTACTTCCCTTGCCCGACGGTGAAGACCCCGATTCGTTTGCAAAAAAAATGGGTGCTTCCGGATTGCAGGAATACATTGAGAAAAATGAGACCGACTTTATCCAATTTAAAACACGACTGCTGCTAAAAAGCACCGAGAACGATCCGGTGGCCAAAGCGCGCCTGATTTCTGATGTTATTCGGTCGGTGTCTGTAATTCCTGATTCCATAACACGCTCGGTGTACATAAAAGAATGTAGTCGGTTGCTGGGTGTTGAAGAGCAAGTGCTGTACACCGAAGTAAGAAAACAGAAGCATAAACAGACCGAAGAGTTTCAGAAAAAAGAATTTCGTGAGAAACACCGTCGGCAGGCGTTACCTCCACAGCCGGAGCAGGAAGAATCGGTGATCCCTTCTGTAAAAATTTTGGTAGAAGAGCTCGAGTATTTGCGTTTTCTGCTGAAGTATTGTTCAACACCGTTGTTTGAAGAGGAAGACGATGAAACGCACGAAACACGCATGTTGTCGGTTGGTGAGTTTATGATCGATGAATTGGAAGCCGATGAATTAGTATCGGAAAATGAGTTGTTTAAAAAGGTGTTTTACGAAGTTCGGGAGAATTTGTACAAAGCGGATTTCGATCCGTGGAAACACTTTGTTTATCATCCCAATGCCTGGATGAGTAAATTTACAACCGATCTGCTTTCCGAAAAATATACCGAAAGTAAACGCTGGACTAAAGCCGGTGCTTTTACCGAAAAAGAGGAAGATATTCTTGACATACTCATCCCGAGAATCGTGAATGAATACAAACTGCAGAAAATTAAACTGATGATGGCCGATATTGAAAAAGCCATTGACAAGGCATCTGCAGAAAACGATTTTGATAAAGTGATTGAAGAACAATCAACATATATGAACCTGAAACGGGCTGAAAAAGAATTAGCTAAAAGCCTCGGAAGCCGAACCATAAATTAA